The following coding sequences are from one Perognathus longimembris pacificus isolate PPM17 chromosome 13, ASM2315922v1, whole genome shotgun sequence window:
- the LOC125361683 gene encoding olfactory receptor 8J3-like — protein MAAVNVTRVTEFILVGVSDQPDLQLPLFFVFLLIYGLTAAGNLGIILLTSIDSQLQTPMYFFLRHLAIINLGDATVIAPKMLINFLVTKKSTSYYECATQLGGFLVFIVAEIFMLAVMAYDRYVAICNPLMYMVVVSRQVCVLLVSLTYLYGLFTAVVVTSCVFSVSYCASNVINHFYCDNVPLLALSCSDTFFPQTVVFTSAATNLFFSMSIVLVSYLNIVLSILRIRSSEGRKKAFSTCASHMMAVTVFYGTLLFMYLQPRASHSLDTDKVASVFYTLVIPMLNPMIYSLRNKDVKAALRRFGANPCHSIGQM, from the coding sequence ATGGCTGCTGTAAATGTCACGCGGGTCACTGAGTTTATTCTCGTGGGTGTTTCAGATCAGCCAGACCTGcagcttcctcttttctttgtgtttctcctcATCTATGGGCTGACCGCGGCGGGAAACCTGGGCATCATTCTGCTCACCAGCATCGACTCTCAGCTTCAAactcccatgtacttcttcctccgACACCTGGCCATCATCAACCTTGGGGACGCTACTGTCATTGCCCCTAAAATGCTGATCAACTTCTTAGTAACTAAGAAAAGCACCTCCTACTACGAATGCGCCACCCAGTTGGGAGGCTTCCTGGTTTTCATTGTGGCTGAGATCTTCATGCTGGCtgtgatggcctatgaccgctacgtGGCCATTTGCAACCCTCTGATGTACATGGTGGTGGTGTCCAGGCAGGTGTGCGTCCTGCTGGTGTCTCTCACGTACCTCTATGGCCTGTTTACCGCGGTGGTAGTTACCTCTTGTGTGTTCTCTGTGTCCTACTGCGCCTCCAACGTCATCAACCATTTCTATTGTGACAACGTCCCTCTATTAGCATTGTCCTGTTCTGATACCTTCTTTCCACAAACCGTGGTCTTTACATCCGCAGCTACCAATTTGTTCTTTTCAATGAGTATTGTGCTGGTATCTTATCTCAACATTGTCCTGTCTATTCTGAGAATTCGCTCCTCGGAAGGACGGAagaaggccttctccacctgtgcCTCTCACATGATGGCTGTTACTGTGTTCTATGGCACGCTGCTCTTCATGTACCTGCAGCCTCGAGCCAGCCACTCCCTAGACACCGACAAGGTGGCTTCGGTGTTCTACACACTGGTGATCCCTATGCTGAACCCCATGATCTACAGCTTGCGGAACAAGGATGTGAAAGCTGCATTAAGGAGGTTCGGGGCAAACCCTTGCCATTCCATCGGGCAGATGTAA
- the LOC125361602 gene encoding olfactory receptor 8K1, giving the protein MNHMEKLNHTIVTKVTEFILLGITDKPNLQVPLFGIFLTIYVVTVTGNLGMIILTHVDSKLHTPMYFFLRHLSITDLGYSTVIGPKMMINFVVYKNTISYKGCAIQLAFFEIFIISELFILSAMAYDRYVAICKPLLYVVIMSEKVRWGLVLASYLYSTFVSILLTVKLFTSSFCGSNVISYFYCDCLPLIAMLCSDTHELELIILVFSGCNLLSSLLIVLTSYLLILAAVLRMNSAEGRYKAFSTCSSHLTVVVVFYGTLLFIYLQPKSSHTFDIDKMASVFYTLVIPMLNPLIYSLRNKEVKDALRRSLTYGCRIHT; this is encoded by the coding sequence ATGAATCACATGGAGAAATTGAATCACACCATAGTAACAAAAGTTACTGAATTTATTCTCTTGGGGATCACTGACAAACCAAATCTGCAAGTGCCACTCTTCGGGATCTTTCTCACCATATATGTGGTCACAGTAACAGGCAATCTAGGAATGATTATCCTGACCCATGTGGACTCCAAGCTCCATActcccatgtactttttccttaGACATTTGTCAATCACCGATCTTGGTTATTCCACTGTCATTGGACCAAAGATGATGATCAACTTTGTAGTGTACAAGAACACTATTTCCTACAAAGGATGTGCCATCCAGCTGGCATTCTTCGAGATTTTCATCATCAGTGAACTGTTCATTCTCTCAGCCATGGCCTATGATCGCTATGTAGCCATCTGCAAACCTCTTCTCTATGTGGTCATCATGTCAGAGAAAGTGCGCTGGGGCTTGGTGCTTGCTTCTTATCTCTACAGCACCTTTGTGTCAATATTGCTCACAGTTAAGTTGTTTACTTCATCCTTCTGTGGGTCTAATGTTATCAGTTATTTTTACTGTGATTGTCTGCCTCTGATAGCTATGCTATGCTCTGACACACATGAACTAGAACTAATCATTTTGGTTTTCTCAGGTTGTAATTTGCTCTCTTCCCTCCTGATTGTCCTTACATCCTACTTGCTCATTCTTGCGGCAGTTCTCAGAATGAACTCAGCAGAAGGGAGGTACAAAGCCTTCTCCACATGCAGCTCACATCTCACAGTGGTGGTAGTGTTCTATGGGACATTATTGTTTATTTACCTGCAGCCCAAATCCAGTCATACTTTTGATATTGATAAAATGGCATCTGTGTTTTATACCTTGGTCATTCCTATGCTAAATCCACTGATCTACAGCCTGAGGAATAAAGAAGTAAAAGATGCTCTAAGGAGATCATTAACTTATGGATGCAGAATCCACACTTAA